In Desulfosporosinus youngiae DSM 17734, the genomic stretch CAACAGCCCTCCCAGGCCAAAAAGCAGGCCCAGCATCCAGTCCGGAGTGACCGCTGCGCCGGCAGCCACGCCGCCGGCCGCCAGCAGGTAATAATAGGCTACTCCGGCAATGGAAGTGATCAAGGTGCCGGCTAAAGCAGCCCCGGCCACCGTATAAACGGGCAGACCCAATACCGCCACACAGAAAGGGGAAATAATGGCCCCGCCGCCAATGCCATAGATGCCGCCGATTAAGCCCACTACCAGAGAGAGACATAAAATCGAGGGTCCGCTGAAGGAATAGGTTTCCCCCCAGAATTCATATTCAACCTTCCGCCAGGAAAGGGTTTTGGTCCTGACAACAGCTTCCGCAGGCAGACCGGAGGCTAAGCGGTTGGTGTTTTCTTCCTTCAGTTTAGCGACTTGTCCGGCAAACTTGTTCTGCATAATTTTATTTTGCTCTTTAACCTTTTTGTTCCAGCCCAGCACATCGGATAAGAGCCGGTAGCCCAGGTACAACAGCACAACGCCGACAAAGAGTTTAAAGGCTTTAGGGTCTGGCAGGTAGAGGATACGCACCCAAGCGCCCACAAATACTCCCGGCAGGGTACCGATGACCACGGCCCAGGTCAGAGGCCAGGCCATGCGTCCTTCTTTAATATAGCGGTAAAGACCGCCGGGAATGGCGATAATATTGTAAATCAGGTTGGTGGGACTCACCGCCGGACTGGTGAAGTGAAGAACACTGACCTGAAAGGGCAGGAGCAGAAAAGCCCCCGATATCCCGGCCGAGGCGGTTAGTGACGAGACCAGAAAGGCTACTAAAGGCGGAATAAAGGGCAAGACGTCCACACCGGAAATTGGAAAATGCATAATAGTTCCTCCTCTTCAATCTATTCAGTAAGGGTCTTGGCCAAATCCTTAGCACGCAACAGCGTCTTTAAAAGGTAACTTTTCAATAATTATATGTGTAATGGTCATCTATTGTTATCGTGCATATAGTGTTGTCGTGTATATATTCGACGTCTGTAAGTAATATCCTTTGGGCGGGTAAAATATTTAGGGAAATTGTATAGAATGAAAAAACGATAACCTTTGTAAAACAACAAAGATTATCGTCCTGGAATTTAAATGATTATGAACAAGAGCAATGGCTCCGATAACAAAAAAGGTTCAAAATGATGCCTATCCTGTTATCTATATATCGGGATATGTTATAATCATTTTTGAAAAGGTATTTTTTAACAGGGAGTGATTTTATGCCTATACCGGAAGCAAAGGAGAAATATACTTATGCTGATTACTTAACCTGGCCGGAAGGAGAACGGTGGGAAATTATCGACGGAGTACCACATATGCAAGCAGCACCATCTACAGTGCACCAGGAAATACTCATGGAAATATCAAGGCAAATAGCTAACCATTTAAAGGACAGATCTTGTAAAGTTTATCCGGCACCTTTCTGTGTAAGGCTAACGAAGGGTGATGAAATATCAAACGAAGATATCAAAAAGGTTGTTGAGCCAGATATTACCATAGTGTGCGACAAATCCAAGGTTGATGAAAAGGGCTGTAATGGGGCACCCGATATGATAATCGAAATAATTTCCCCTTCATCAGTAAAAACTGATAGGATAATAAAATTTAATATGTACGAAAAAGTGGGTGTTAAAGAATACTGGATTGTTGAACCTGAAGTTAAAATAGTCAGTGTTTTTGTACTCCAAGAGAATGGTCGTTATGGAAGACAAGAAGTATACTCGGAAGAAGACCAAATTACTTTGAATATTATCCCAGATCTCACAATAGATTTAAAACCTGTTTTCGTTGTTTAATTAAATTTAAAAATCAAACAAATCTTTTGGAGAAACGTCTAAAGCCACTGCGATCTTGTAAATATTATCTAATGAGACGTTTCTGGTTCCCCGCTCAATGTCTGAGATATATGTCCTATGTAAGTTACTGCTGAATGCCAGTTCTTCTTGAGAAATACCAAGGGCTTGTCTCAACTTTCGAACCCGTTTTCCGAAAAGAATCCTAATATTGGGCACTTATATACTACCACCTTATTGACAAAGTATTTAAGCGAATGATAGAATTTTTGTAGACGTTAAGTCTACAGACGATAAGTGACATCCGTTTAATCCAACGGCTTTCGCAAAAGCTCGATTAAAGTATGGCAATTTAAAACATGGACCCCGGTGTTCTGAGCACCGGGGTCCAACTATATACGAAAATCACCTTGCTGTTGGTAGTGTAGAGCTGTCATACACTTGGCAGAGACTTCGGGTATAATGGTAGGTATTGACTCATATTACAGGATAATCTATCACCAGGTCGAATCTTATGGAAAATAAGAGTAAAATTGATCCTTTTTTCCTACATATTTTCCTTTCTTATGACTCACGACATGAATTAACCTTATAGGAGGGCGACATCCGTAGAGATTGGCAGGAAAATAGCGGAGTTTCGCCGGGCCAAAAACCTGACGCAAAAAGAGTTAGCAGAAAAATCAGGAATAAGTAAGAGTTATCTGAAGAAGATTGAGGAGGGACATTATAAGCGGCCACATGTCAAAACATTGGCGATAATCGCTGATACCCTTGAAGTCGAATTAAAAAAGCTACTGGGGGAGGAGTAAGGTTGGACGAGCATAAACTATTAAGCTTTTGTCAGAAATTATGTGATCAAGTCACAGTGATCAAAGGGTATATTGAACTCAATGAAGACAAAGGCAAAATACAATTCTCAAAAGAGTTAAAACGAGAAATTGATGAGATGATAATCTCAATTAGAGCATCTATTGATGAAATCAACAGTTGTAATAGTTAGTTTCTTTACAGACAAAGGGGTATACTCAGCGGAACTGCTTGTTAGCATTCATAGCCGTTCCGCCGAGTATTCACTTTTTATCAGGGAGGTAATCATCAGCTACTATTGTTGCTCAAATTACATAGTCCAATAAAAAATGACAGGTAACCCTCCTGATGGTAAAATAGTGTAAAAAGAACTAAGACTGATTTTGGAGGGGACAGAACTTGGAGTTTAATTCGAAATTAGTTTTTATGGAAGAACTTAAAGCTGCATTCGATTTTGCCAGAGAATTAACTTCAGACCAGCTTGAATGCTTAGTCGGTTATGCAACCCTGCAAAAGGTTCCTGCCGGAACCGTGCTGGCGGAAAAAGGATCGGATTGTTCTGCTCTGGCACTTCTTCTAGCGGGAAAATTGAGAATATCCATGATTTCAGAAGATGGTCGTGAAGTGACGCTTTATCGAATTGGGAAAGGCAGAACTTGTCCTCTGTCCGCAGCTTGTATTTTCGGTAACTATACAGGAAATACTGTGACGGTAACTGCCGAAACAGACTCCAGAGTTGTCTTTGTAACCCGCGATTTCTTCGTAAAGTCAATAGCTGAATGCGAGCCGTTCTATAGATTTGTTTTTAGCGATATATCAAACAGGCTTTTTCAAGCGACGGAAGTTGTCGATAGCATAGCCTTTATTTCTGTAAAGAAGCGTTTGGCTCAGTTGCTGCTTTTAAACAGTAACTCCGGCAAATATTCAATTTATATGACCCATGAAGCTTTTGCAAGAGAGCTTGGTACGGCCAGAGAAGTAGTAAGCCGGGAATTAAAGGGCTTCGAAAGGTTAGGTATTCTAAGCCTGGCCAGAGGGCGTCTGGTTATTAATAATACCGAGGCCTTAGAAAGGATTGCCAGAAACTGAAGTAGTTAGTTAGTATGTACTTTTGTCACAGATCATTAGATGACAATATGATACAATAATGCCACAGCTTGTGATAATAATAACATTATCACTGAGCTGTGGCATTATTGTTAAAAAAATCAAACTAGGAGGGGGAACCAATGAAGCGCAATAAAGGGTTATGGCAACTGCTGCTGCTTCCCATTCTCGTATTGTCCCTGGTGGGTTGTTCATATTCCGGCCAATCAGCTCAAGTCGCCAAACCGGACAGTGATTTGCCTCTGACAGATCAGTTTGAATCCGTTAGCCGGATAGCGGATGAGTATCTGTCAAATCTTAAACTGGTATCGTTGGCTCCGGAACAGCTCTACCAAAAAGTTGTTCTAGGGCAAGATGCCCAGTATTTTTTAGTAGACATACGTGCCAACCAGGATTTCGTGAATAGTAATATCCGGGGGTCAGTCAGTATCCCCTATAACCAAACAGCAAGTTCCCAAAAACTTGCTTCCTTGCCTAAGGATAAGACGTTAGTGATTATTGATTATAATGGACATTCGGCAGCCCAAACTGCCGCAACTTGGAATCTTCTGGGCTATCGGGCTGTACCCTTGCAGTATGGCATACAGGGGTGGACCCACGAAGAAGCCCCTGCAGGTTACGAAGCTTTTCCTTCCCAAGCCCTCGTCAATCCTTTAGTTAAGAACGAGGCGGCATTGGAGCAATATAAATTTCCGGAGCTGAAGTATGCTCAGGGAAAAACAGAAGAATACATCTTGGAGACGTCTGCAACGTATCTGGATCGCAATTATAAAGGTTTTATCACCGCGGAAGATTTGCTGGGCGTTCTCCAACAAGGTCCGGAAAGTGACTATTATATGGTGGACATACGGGAGCAGCAACATTATCAGAACGGACATCTGGAAGGCTCCGTCAATATTCCGCTGGCTGAACTGGCGGATCTGGAAATGTTAAACCATCTGCCCTTAAATAAGAAGATTGTTTTGATTGGCTATGATGGTATGGATGCAAGTCAGGGGACCAGAGTCTTAGTCACTTTAGGTTATGATGCCGTCGCTCTGAAATATGGCATGAGTTACTGGCATGGAGATGAAAAAGTAACGGGTATCAGCCCTATTCATAATCTTGTCCGGGATTATTATGAATTATCTCCGCTGAATTTTGTTCAGCCAAGTACAGGTGCAGCCGGGTGCGGGTGATTCAATTATCTTGAAGGAGGAAAGATTATGCAGCTAATATCACGACGTTCATTTTTAAAAGTTGCCGCTGCCGCTGCTGCAGTCGTTGCCTTGCCTGAAGCTCTAAACATGGATTTTAAAGCTTTTGCCGAAGAAGCAAAGAGTGGGGAAGTCACAAAGGTTCCTTCACTTTGTAACGGGTGCTCCAGTTATTGTGGAGTCTGGGCTTATGTCAAGAACGGCAGATTGTGGAAAGTTGAAGGGCATGAACTCCATATGAAGTCCAGAGGAAACCTGTGCGCCCGGGGGCATGGTGTGGCTTACAATGTCTATAACCCGGGACGGGTCACACAGCCCATGAAGCGGATTGCCGATAACAAGTTCAAACCGCTGTCCTGGGAAGAAGCCTTCCAAGAGGTTGGCAGTAAAATGCAGCAATTGGTTGAACAGCATGGGGGGGACAAAGTTGTTTGGGCCTGTCATGGAGGCAAAGAAACTTATGCGCAGCCCTTGCTTGATGTGCTTGGGTCTGACAACTATATAACTCACTATGCCACTTGTTTTTCAGCCAAGACCAACATCTGGCAGCAAATGTGCGGGGGTATGTACAACCCGGATTTTGATCAGGCCAAATATATGCTCTTTGCCGGCAGAAATTATGCCGGGGGGATTATTCCTGCCGCCATGCAGCGCATAACCGAGGCCAAGGCCAAAGGCATGAAAATTATTGTGGTCGATCCCAGGTTTTGTGAATTAGCGACCATCGCCGACGAGTGGATCCCGATCAGACCGGGAACTGATTTAGCCTTCTTCTTGGGAATTGCTCACACTCTTATTGCAGAAGACTTGTATGATCAGGAGTTCGTCAGTAAGTATGTGTACGGTTTCGATGAATTTTGGATGCATAATCAAGGGTTTACCGCGGAAAAAGCTGCCGGAATTTCAGGAATTCCAGCGGCTAAGATTAAAGAAATTGCCAGGGAGCTTGCCCGGAATGCCCCCCAAGCCTTTCTGGACCCAGGGTATCATGGACTTAATGCTCATTACCTGAATTCAAATGAGACCGTCATGATGAACGTGATTGTCAACGCCCTGCTCGGTAACTATTGGCAGGCAGGGGGTCTTTTCCCGGCAGCCGGCACTACCTTTGGGCATCCGGAGGAAACTTATTTTGGGACAAAAGCTGTTAAAGGCTCCAGGGGAGATGGAGCCGGAGTCGCGGGAGAGTATCCTTTGGTTGAACCCTCCCGGGGTATCCCCCAAAGAATTCCGGATATGATCGAAAAGGGAAGGGCTAAAGTCGTCTTTTTTTATTCCTATAACCCTCTGCGCTCAGCGCCTGATCCCGAATACCAAAAGAAGATTAAACATGCGGAGCTGGTCGTGAGTATCCCTTATGACTGGAATGAAACATCCCTGTACACTGCCCATTATATTTTGCCGGAAAACCATTATTTGGAGCGAACGGAACATCCCAAGGTTATAAATGGCAATATCTACTGGCCCGCAGTTCAGATTGCCACACGCTTTAAAGCCTTAGAGAGTCCGGCCGGCAGTCTGGATTTATTGGAGATCATGAAAGGCGTAACCAAGGCTTTCGGCCTGGAAAATCTCTACGGATTCACAGTCGAGGAAGAACTGGAAGCAGCTCTGGGTCCTCTGGGAATTAGTGCGGAGGAGCTAAGAGAAAAAGGATGTATTGAGTTAATGCCTTCCGTTCTGCCTAAAGAAGAAGGGCTTAGCTTCAGCACCTTCACCGGAAAAATTGAATTCTCTCTTGGGGCTTGGAAGAAGGAAGGGTATCTGGGTGTGCCTACCTGGATACCAACTCTGGTCGAACCCAAAGGAGCACAGGAATTCCGGCTTATTCATGGTAAGCAACCCTGGCATTCTCATATTATGACCACGAACAACCCCTATCTTATGGCTATTACTGAGGAGAAAAAAGGCACCTATATGTGGATGAATGCTTCACGTGCCGGAGAACTGGGGATTAAAGAAGGGGACTGGGCGACTGTGCAAAGTGAAATCACTTCCAAGCAGGTTCAAATCCACGTAACCGAAGGGCTCCATCCTGAATGTGTCTGGATACCTTCAACCTATGGAACCTTCTCCGACAGGTTGGAAAACGGTTTTGCCAAAGGTGTCAACTATAATGACTTTATTCCGGCACGGGTTGACGAGAAAACCGGTCATGTCATGGGGCAGGAATGTATCGTCAGGATCACAAAGGGGGGGAAATGATGGCCAGGTATGCAATGTTCATTGATCCCAACAAATGTACAGGGTGCAACGCTTGCCGGATTGCTTGCCAGATGCAGTGGGGGCTGTCTCCCATTCTGAGCTTTAACCGCTTAGAAGAACGTGAGGAGGGAAAATATCCTAAGCTGATGAGAATGATCACTCCGGTGCAGTGTCAGCATTGCGAGAATCCTCCTTGTCAGACGGTCTGTCCGACCGGGGCAACCTACAAACGAGAAGACGGCATCGTTCTGATTGATCCGAAAAAGTGTATTGGCTGTAAATACTGTATGGTGGCCTGTCCTTACAATGTAAGAGTGATAAACGAGCATGGTGTTCCGGAAAAATGCCGGTTCTGTGCGGAGTATGTGGTTAACGGGGAAAGCCCCGCCTGTGTATCGACTTGTATGAATCAGGTCCGTATCTTCGGCGATCTGGATGATCCGGCCAGCCCTTTGCTGAAGGCCATGAACAGCCGGGAAATAGAACAGCTTCGCTCAGAACTTGGCACCAAGCCACGAATTTATTATGCCAAAGCCAAGCGGGGAGGGGGAGCATAAAAATGGAGAAGACTCAGAAATTCGAAAAAACCTTCTGGACTTACCTAGCCTTCTTCTTCTTGGTATTGGCTCTAGTGGGAGCCGCCAACAAGTATTTTATCAGCGGGGAACAGGCCTTCGGTACAACACTGGATGTGCCCTGGGGAACTCTGATTGCAGGCTATGTGTTCTTTGCCGTAGCCGCCACAGGGACGGGTTTAGTCGCTTCTTTGGGGCATGTCTTTCGAATTAAGAAATTTGATGTTCTGGCTAAGAGAGCACTTCTGGCCTCGATTCTATTGCTTATCTCCGCTTTTGCCGTATTGGCTGTTGAACTGTCCAATCCTTTTAAAATGGTCTGGCTGCTTTTTACTCCGAATCTGTCCAGCCCGATTTTTTGGATGGGAGCTTTTTATGGAGTCTATTTGATCTTACTGTTTGCTGAGTTCTATTTCACGCTTAAAGACAACCATCGTGCCGCTACAGGAATAGCGTATGTTTCCTTCGTGGTTAAATTAGCGGCGATTATCAATCTGGGGAGGCTTTTCAGCTTTTCCATAACCAGAGAATTTTGGGCCGGCTATTATTACCCCGTCTATATGGTCGTCTCGGGGATTGTTTCCGGAGCGGCAGTACTGACTATGATTGTCTATCTGAAAGGCAGGGATAGTGCCCAATTTGACTATCTGGGTAAAAATATCTCCCTGACCCTGGGCAAGATCCTGGCAGGAGCCCTCGTTCTTTTAGCCGGAATGCAGTTTGTCAAGATAGGTTTTTCCTTAGCAAGTGGTCATCCGGCTCTGGTTGAAGCTGCCAAAGCGGTAACCGCAGGTCCTATAGCGATCTCCTTTTGGTTCATGGAAGTCTTGATAGGTATGGTTTTACCCCTGGCTATCTTGTTCTCCTCTAAATTCTCATCGATTGGGAAAGCTTTCTTAGCTGCTTCCCTGGCAATATTGGGTATGCTGTTTTCCAGGCTGAATTTCGTTTATTCGGGTCAGGTTGTACCCCTGCAGGTGATCCCTGATTCCCCTCCTGCTGTTGGAAGTTTTAATGTCTACACCTCAACTTGGAGTGAATGGTCGTTAATCATTGGAGCCTTAGGTTTCATTATGTTAATGTTCAGCTGGGCTGAATATAAGCTCAGGCTTGATTCCAAGCATTAATTTAACGGTAAAGGTGAGAACATGAATAAGATACTCGGACGCAATCAAGCTTTACAAAATCTCTTAATGATCTTTGCGGAATTCTTCAAGTTTCCGGAAGAGGATTTTTTCGAGGAGATTAAACGCGGGGAAATCGACGAGCAAATCGGCGTATTGAGTAAACAGGCGGGTTATCCGATCACGACTTGCTTTATGAGGGAAATCCATACTTATGAGCAATTAGTAGAGTCATTTAATAGCTGTTTTTTAGGGATGGAAAAACCTTTTGCCCCTCCCATTGAATCCGTATACAAACAATGGACGACGGATGAGAGCTATCAGGTCCCTTTTAAGCAGCAAAAGGGTTATCTGATGGGGGACCCTGCCCATCATGTCCAGCATATTCTTAAGGCATTTAACCTGGAAATCCCTGTCGAATATGACCTGATGCCGGATCATCTCACCATTCTTTTAGAGGTCTTAGCCTATTTGATCGGGCAAGGATTTTTAAAGGAAGCCAAACAATTTAAAGAGGATCATTTGGAC encodes the following:
- the nrfD gene encoding NrfD/PsrC family molybdoenzyme membrane anchor subunit, which translates into the protein MEKTQKFEKTFWTYLAFFFLVLALVGAANKYFISGEQAFGTTLDVPWGTLIAGYVFFAVAATGTGLVASLGHVFRIKKFDVLAKRALLASILLLISAFAVLAVELSNPFKMVWLLFTPNLSSPIFWMGAFYGVYLILLFAEFYFTLKDNHRAATGIAYVSFVVKLAAIINLGRLFSFSITREFWAGYYYPVYMVVSGIVSGAAVLTMIVYLKGRDSAQFDYLGKNISLTLGKILAGALVLLAGMQFVKIGFSLASGHPALVEAAKAVTAGPIAISFWFMEVLIGMVLPLAILFSSKFSSIGKAFLAASLAILGMLFSRLNFVYSGQVVPLQVIPDSPPAVGSFNVYTSTWSEWSLIIGALGFIMLMFSWAEYKLRLDSKH
- a CDS encoding Crp/Fnr family transcriptional regulator translates to MEFNSKLVFMEELKAAFDFARELTSDQLECLVGYATLQKVPAGTVLAEKGSDCSALALLLAGKLRISMISEDGREVTLYRIGKGRTCPLSAACIFGNYTGNTVTVTAETDSRVVFVTRDFFVKSIAECEPFYRFVFSDISNRLFQATEVVDSIAFISVKKRLAQLLLLNSNSGKYSIYMTHEAFARELGTAREVVSRELKGFERLGILSLARGRLVINNTEALERIARN
- a CDS encoding helix-turn-helix domain-containing protein — its product is MGRKIAEFRRAKNLTQKELAEKSGISKSYLKKIEEGHYKRPHVKTLAIIADTLEVELKKLLGEE
- a CDS encoding 4Fe-4S dicluster domain-containing protein, which encodes MARYAMFIDPNKCTGCNACRIACQMQWGLSPILSFNRLEEREEGKYPKLMRMITPVQCQHCENPPCQTVCPTGATYKREDGIVLIDPKKCIGCKYCMVACPYNVRVINEHGVPEKCRFCAEYVVNGESPACVSTCMNQVRIFGDLDDPASPLLKAMNSREIEQLRSELGTKPRIYYAKAKRGGGA
- a CDS encoding sulfite exporter TauE/SafE family protein; its protein translation is MHFPISGVDVLPFIPPLVAFLVSSLTASAGISGAFLLLPFQVSVLHFTSPAVSPTNLIYNIIAIPGGLYRYIKEGRMAWPLTWAVVIGTLPGVFVGAWVRILYLPDPKAFKLFVGVVLLYLGYRLLSDVLGWNKKVKEQNKIMQNKFAGQVAKLKEENTNRLASGLPAEAVVRTKTLSWRKVEYEFWGETYSFSGPSILCLSLVVGLIGGIYGIGGGAIISPFCVAVLGLPVYTVAGAALAGTLITSIAGVAYYYLLAAGGVAAGAAVTPDWMLGLLFGLGGLLGTYVGARIQKFLPDTLIKAILTALVLFLACSYIGQYFF
- a CDS encoding helix-turn-helix domain-containing protein, with product MPNIRILFGKRVRKLRQALGISQEELAFSSNLHRTYISDIERGTRNVSLDNIYKIAVALDVSPKDLFDF
- the srrA gene encoding respiratory selenite reductase catalytic subunit SrrA, whose protein sequence is MQLISRRSFLKVAAAAAAVVALPEALNMDFKAFAEEAKSGEVTKVPSLCNGCSSYCGVWAYVKNGRLWKVEGHELHMKSRGNLCARGHGVAYNVYNPGRVTQPMKRIADNKFKPLSWEEAFQEVGSKMQQLVEQHGGDKVVWACHGGKETYAQPLLDVLGSDNYITHYATCFSAKTNIWQQMCGGMYNPDFDQAKYMLFAGRNYAGGIIPAAMQRITEAKAKGMKIIVVDPRFCELATIADEWIPIRPGTDLAFFLGIAHTLIAEDLYDQEFVSKYVYGFDEFWMHNQGFTAEKAAGISGIPAAKIKEIARELARNAPQAFLDPGYHGLNAHYLNSNETVMMNVIVNALLGNYWQAGGLFPAAGTTFGHPEETYFGTKAVKGSRGDGAGVAGEYPLVEPSRGIPQRIPDMIEKGRAKVVFFYSYNPLRSAPDPEYQKKIKHAELVVSIPYDWNETSLYTAHYILPENHYLERTEHPKVINGNIYWPAVQIATRFKALESPAGSLDLLEIMKGVTKAFGLENLYGFTVEEELEAALGPLGISAEELREKGCIELMPSVLPKEEGLSFSTFTGKIEFSLGAWKKEGYLGVPTWIPTLVEPKGAQEFRLIHGKQPWHSHIMTTNNPYLMAITEEKKGTYMWMNASRAGELGIKEGDWATVQSEITSKQVQIHVTEGLHPECVWIPSTYGTFSDRLENGFAKGVNYNDFIPARVDEKTGHVMGQECIVRITKGGK
- a CDS encoding Uma2 family endonuclease, encoding MPIPEAKEKYTYADYLTWPEGERWEIIDGVPHMQAAPSTVHQEILMEISRQIANHLKDRSCKVYPAPFCVRLTKGDEISNEDIKKVVEPDITIVCDKSKVDEKGCNGAPDMIIEIISPSSVKTDRIIKFNMYEKVGVKEYWIVEPEVKIVSVFVLQENGRYGRQEVYSEEDQITLNIIPDLTIDLKPVFVV
- a CDS encoding rhodanese-like domain-containing protein, whose product is MKRNKGLWQLLLLPILVLSLVGCSYSGQSAQVAKPDSDLPLTDQFESVSRIADEYLSNLKLVSLAPEQLYQKVVLGQDAQYFLVDIRANQDFVNSNIRGSVSIPYNQTASSQKLASLPKDKTLVIIDYNGHSAAQTAATWNLLGYRAVPLQYGIQGWTHEEAPAGYEAFPSQALVNPLVKNEAALEQYKFPELKYAQGKTEEYILETSATYLDRNYKGFITAEDLLGVLQQGPESDYYMVDIREQQHYQNGHLEGSVNIPLAELADLEMLNHLPLNKKIVLIGYDGMDASQGTRVLVTLGYDAVALKYGMSYWHGDEKVTGISPIHNLVRDYYELSPLNFVQPSTGAAGCG
- a CDS encoding TorD/DmsD family molecular chaperone encodes the protein MNKILGRNQALQNLLMIFAEFFKFPEEDFFEEIKRGEIDEQIGVLSKQAGYPITTCFMREIHTYEQLVESFNSCFLGMEKPFAPPIESVYKQWTTDESYQVPFKQQKGYLMGDPAHHVQHILKAFNLEIPVEYDLMPDHLTILLEVLAYLIGQGFLKEAKQFKEDHLDWLADFRKALDELQKGHFYKYGVKELERFLGLNIL